Proteins encoded within one genomic window of Alteribacter populi:
- a CDS encoding zinc-dependent alcohol dehydrogenase: MKSIQFDYNVPRYVFTKAVGRISNSFYWHTRLSCLRLREIEDMKLPNDEWVKIKVKYGGICGSDLNLILLNDSPKSSPFVSFPFTIGHEAVGEIVEVGKMVFGFEVGDRVVVDPVLSCQARGIKEQCTACKKGHYSLCENKHEGNISPGLLIGTCRDTGGSWGTSFVAHHSQVLKLPNDVSDLNGVLVEPFSCALHAVLQNPPPKNSTVLVVGAGVIGICVVAAIRALGLDCKVVVLVKHPFQQQLAEKYGADEVITLSRTNAYLQQTATALNAKTLNPVFGSPVIHGGADIVYECVGRKKSINDSLQFTKSGGKVVLLGLASFIDGIDWTTVWLNELSIKGSFAYGTVNQEGEQLRTLQLAINLMQSGKVDLSSLITHRFPLEDYRKALETATSKSKGSTMKVVLEP, translated from the coding sequence GTGAAGTCAATTCAATTTGATTATAATGTGCCCCGTTATGTTTTCACAAAAGCTGTTGGAAGGATATCCAATTCTTTCTATTGGCATACGAGATTATCCTGCTTGCGTTTGCGAGAAATTGAGGATATGAAGCTGCCAAATGATGAATGGGTAAAAATAAAAGTCAAGTATGGAGGCATTTGTGGTAGTGACCTCAATCTAATCTTATTAAATGACAGCCCTAAATCCTCTCCATTTGTATCTTTTCCTTTCACGATTGGACATGAGGCCGTTGGGGAAATCGTTGAAGTGGGCAAAATGGTTTTTGGTTTTGAAGTAGGGGATCGTGTTGTAGTGGACCCTGTCCTCTCTTGTCAGGCAAGAGGTATAAAAGAACAGTGTACTGCTTGTAAAAAAGGGCATTACAGTCTTTGTGAAAATAAGCATGAAGGCAATATCTCACCTGGTCTACTCATTGGTACATGCAGGGATACGGGGGGGAGTTGGGGGACATCCTTTGTCGCTCATCACAGCCAAGTATTAAAGCTTCCAAACGATGTAAGTGATCTTAACGGTGTCTTGGTAGAGCCGTTTAGCTGTGCGTTACACGCTGTCCTGCAGAATCCTCCCCCGAAAAACAGCACCGTGCTTGTAGTAGGAGCCGGCGTTATTGGGATCTGTGTAGTCGCTGCTATTCGAGCCCTCGGACTTGACTGTAAAGTGGTTGTTTTAGTGAAACACCCTTTTCAGCAACAGTTGGCCGAAAAGTATGGTGCTGATGAAGTAATTACCTTGTCGAGAACGAATGCTTATCTTCAGCAAACGGCAACTGCACTTAATGCAAAAACACTAAACCCAGTCTTTGGCTCTCCTGTCATACACGGAGGAGCAGACATTGTTTATGAATGTGTGGGTAGAAAAAAAAGTATCAATGACTCACTTCAATTTACGAAAAGCGGTGGGAAAGTTGTTTTATTAGGACTGGCCAGTTTTATCGATGGTATTGACTGGACAACAGTATGGTTAAATGAACTTTCGATAAAAGGGAGTTTTGCCTATGGCACTGTCAATCAAGAAGGGGAGCAATTAAGAACGCTCCAACTTGCTATTAATCTTATGCAAAGCGGTAAAGTAGACCTTTCATCACTCATTACGCATCGTTTTCCGTTAGAGGATTATCGTAAGGCTCTGGAAACAGCTACGAGTAAAAGCAAAGGATCCACGATGAAAGTTGTTTTAGAACCTTAA
- a CDS encoding diacylglycerol/lipid kinase family protein, translating to MYYLIVNETSGNGKGKYVWKKTKEVLEDYGVSYQAEMTKYPGHARDIAKSLVHDETRKIIVIGGDGTFHEVANVLIHTKTPVGIIPAGSGNDFSRGIGIPKDYKEALHRIIQGEPLAIDVGQVGDNNYCITVTGIGFDGLVAEITNTSKHKIWCNRVGLGGLAYFLSIMKGLWQYKPSTVQIRVDEEERTFSNVWLIATATFPYYGGGIKICPEANYQDGLFDLCIVHNLSIWELLKVLPKAYRGKHTDHPSVTMLRGKNIEIRSEPALIIHSDGEIMGKTPLTLSVVKGGLQVL from the coding sequence ATGTACTATCTTATTGTTAATGAGACTTCTGGAAATGGGAAGGGAAAGTATGTCTGGAAAAAGACAAAAGAGGTATTGGAAGACTATGGAGTTTCATATCAAGCAGAAATGACTAAATACCCTGGGCATGCCCGTGATATCGCTAAATCCTTAGTACATGATGAAACAAGAAAAATAATCGTCATTGGAGGAGATGGCACATTCCATGAAGTTGCCAATGTTCTCATTCATACGAAAACGCCAGTAGGGATTATACCTGCGGGTTCGGGTAATGATTTTTCAAGGGGCATAGGGATTCCAAAAGATTATAAGGAAGCACTCCATCGCATCATCCAAGGGGAACCGTTGGCGATTGACGTAGGACAAGTTGGTGACAACAACTATTGTATTACTGTAACAGGCATTGGATTTGACGGTTTAGTTGCAGAAATCACTAACACTTCAAAACATAAAATTTGGTGTAATCGAGTTGGCTTAGGAGGGTTAGCCTACTTTTTGAGTATCATGAAAGGACTTTGGCAATATAAGCCATCAACCGTACAAATTAGAGTTGATGAAGAGGAACGAACGTTTTCAAACGTGTGGCTTATTGCAACAGCCACTTTTCCGTACTACGGTGGTGGGATAAAAATATGTCCAGAGGCAAATTATCAAGACGGTCTGTTTGATCTATGTATTGTTCATAATTTATCAATATGGGAACTCTTGAAGGTTTTACCGAAAGCCTACAGAGGAAAACACACCGACCATCCGTCTGTGACCATGTTGAGGGGAAAAAATATTGAAATTCGCTCAGAGCCTGCACTGATCATTCATAGCGACGGTGAAATTATGGGCAAAACACCCTTAACACTCTCAGTTGTAAAAGGGGGATTACAAGTTTTGTAA
- a CDS encoding diacylglycerol/lipid kinase family protein has protein sequence MDKSKKCLFLYNPFAGKKSRHRKFPLILKEVKNLGYEVTLLKTNDDTKNIRAKVKQACIEKWESIFIAGGDGTINEIIQYISEERYKPSIGLIPLGTCNEFAKFLGISNVKKAIAIIKKSNEKAVDIGRIGNIYFTNIAAAGWLGELIYKTPSHLKSKFGKLAYVYYFTKHYWVNPEEPITLKIGDHQNEGEISFFMIMNGDSVGPFRKIHPKAFASDGVFHLLAIKRCNRLALFFILMSKLFHLPVKNALVYEDKITAMSFHLPNHLPVNIDGDRKKADSFTFQVLPKHIKIYVPN, from the coding sequence GTGGATAAATCTAAAAAGTGTTTATTTCTTTATAACCCCTTTGCTGGAAAAAAAAGCAGGCACAGAAAATTCCCTTTAATTTTAAAAGAAGTGAAGAATCTTGGTTATGAGGTGACTTTACTTAAAACAAATGACGATACTAAAAACATCAGAGCTAAAGTAAAGCAGGCATGCATAGAAAAGTGGGAATCTATCTTCATCGCAGGAGGAGACGGCACAATAAATGAGATTATCCAGTATATTTCAGAGGAAAGGTATAAGCCTTCAATTGGTCTAATTCCACTAGGAACGTGCAACGAATTCGCCAAGTTTCTCGGAATATCTAATGTCAAAAAAGCGATTGCCATTATAAAAAAAAGTAACGAAAAGGCTGTAGATATAGGAAGAATAGGGAACATATACTTCACAAATATCGCTGCGGCAGGCTGGCTTGGAGAGCTCATATATAAAACACCTTCACATCTTAAATCGAAATTCGGAAAGTTAGCATACGTTTATTATTTTACAAAACATTACTGGGTTAACCCGGAGGAGCCGATCACATTGAAAATTGGAGATCACCAAAATGAAGGAGAGATCAGTTTTTTTATGATAATGAACGGGGATTCTGTTGGTCCCTTTAGAAAAATCCACCCAAAGGCTTTCGCAAGTGATGGCGTTTTTCATCTTCTCGCAATCAAACGTTGTAATCGACTGGCATTATTTTTTATTTTAATGTCAAAGCTATTCCACTTGCCAGTAAAAAACGCTCTTGTTTATGAAGATAAAATAACAGCAATGTCATTTCATCTTCCTAATCACCTGCCAGTTAATATTGATGGTGATCGGAAGAAGGCAGACTCCTTTACCTTTCAAGTACTGCCAAAACACATTAAAATATATGTACCAAATTAG